The Exiguobacterium acetylicum genome includes a window with the following:
- a CDS encoding MFS transporter: MMLPIEMNTERSLFKNRSFLFLWGSGMCSALSLSTYLFVEQWYVIHTLNQASYLGFVLMATLLPRIFLMLFGGVLSDRYKRSTIMRISSGLRISFILCLLVLLHLNQLTLLTILVFAFLFGSVDAFYSPANASLLPTLVPNEQLTKANSMIQTSNQIALFSGPILGGVILSYSSYSYVFLVIFGTLCLTLLFTYGIRESKTKRTLHHSALSELKEGLHYVFHFQQLKQTLFLVICVNFFFFGPLLLGIPLLVHDVLQGDAIDLSYMQGAYQLGMLGGALWSGFAQTKATGLTSSVRLIGALGLLLFLLSQVQQMSLFLILLLSLGVLSSIINIRFITFIQSQCAEQTMGRVMSVVNASSNGLVPLSYALLSFLLSFHVSITTIMLYCGLLILVLSLYFRKRIVQIED, from the coding sequence ATGATGCTACCTATTGAAATGAATACAGAACGATCCTTATTTAAAAATCGATCCTTTTTATTTTTATGGGGATCCGGCATGTGCTCTGCCCTTTCGCTATCAACCTATCTGTTTGTCGAACAATGGTATGTCATCCATACGTTAAACCAAGCGTCCTATCTTGGATTTGTTCTCATGGCCACCTTGTTACCGCGTATTTTTCTCATGTTATTTGGTGGCGTCTTATCTGATCGCTATAAACGTTCGACGATCATGCGCATCTCAAGTGGTCTACGAATCAGTTTCATTCTCTGTCTTCTCGTGTTACTGCATCTCAATCAGCTTACCTTGCTAACAATCTTAGTATTTGCCTTTTTATTTGGCAGTGTGGATGCATTCTATTCACCCGCAAATGCTTCCTTACTGCCTACACTCGTTCCAAACGAACAACTCACTAAAGCTAACTCCATGATTCAGACATCGAATCAAATCGCACTCTTTTCAGGTCCGATTCTTGGTGGAGTCATCCTCAGCTATTCTTCTTACTCATACGTCTTTCTCGTGATCTTCGGGACACTCTGTCTGACGCTCCTCTTCACGTATGGTATTCGTGAGTCTAAGACTAAGCGAACACTTCACCATTCAGCTTTATCTGAACTAAAGGAAGGGCTGCATTACGTCTTTCACTTTCAGCAACTCAAGCAGACACTTTTTCTCGTCATCTGCGTCAATTTCTTTTTCTTTGGACCACTCCTACTCGGAATTCCACTACTCGTCCATGATGTGCTTCAAGGAGACGCGATTGATTTAAGTTACATGCAAGGCGCTTATCAACTGGGAATGCTCGGAGGGGCGCTCTGGAGTGGTTTTGCGCAGACGAAAGCAACTGGGCTTACCTCGTCGGTTCGATTGATCGGCGCCTTAGGTCTGCTTCTCTTCCTACTTAGTCAAGTCCAGCAGATGTCGTTGTTCCTCATCCTTCTTCTATCACTCGGTGTCCTTTCTTCGATCATCAACATTCGCTTCATTACGTTCATTCAATCTCAATGTGCAGAACAGACAATGGGACGTGTCATGAGTGTCGTCAATGCATCGTCCAACGGTCTTGTTCCATTATCTTATGCGCTCCTCTCATTTCTACTGTCGTTTCATGTTTCGATCACGACGATTATGTTGTACTGTGGTCTTCTTATCCTTGTCCTCTCACTCTATTTCAGAAAACGCATTGTCCAAATAGAAGATTAG
- a CDS encoding NAD(P)H-dependent flavin oxidoreductase, whose product MFPICELFKIRYPLIQGGMGNISHAALTAAVSNAGGLGTIGCGTLSVDEVKSRIQETRILTEQPFALNIAIRVSPYTEALIDLAIAEKISVVSLSAGNPAPYIERLQVAGIKTIAVVASVKQALKAEQAGADVLVAEGVEAAGINSPLELTTLTLIPQLVDRVKIPVLAAGGIGDGRGLAAVLLLGAAGVQLGTRLIATEDAKVHPAYKSRLTDATDTDTRIIGRSVGFVRRVLDGPYVEQLTAETPSAFLDQTNESFHIKGALEGDEEKGYVNAGLVAGLIRDVPTVAELFTRMMAEAEEQLKRTTARFAT is encoded by the coding sequence ATGTTTCCGATTTGTGAGCTATTCAAGATTCGTTATCCCTTGATTCAAGGAGGGATGGGGAACATTAGTCATGCAGCACTCACGGCAGCGGTATCAAATGCCGGAGGTCTTGGTACGATCGGGTGCGGTACATTATCGGTAGATGAAGTGAAGTCTCGGATTCAGGAGACACGAATCCTGACGGAGCAACCGTTTGCCTTGAACATCGCGATTCGTGTGTCTCCCTATACGGAAGCACTGATCGATCTCGCGATTGCAGAAAAGATTTCGGTCGTCTCCTTGTCGGCAGGAAATCCGGCACCATACATAGAGCGACTACAAGTTGCTGGCATCAAAACGATTGCCGTCGTCGCCTCAGTCAAACAGGCATTGAAGGCAGAACAGGCAGGCGCTGATGTACTCGTAGCGGAAGGGGTTGAAGCGGCAGGCATCAACTCCCCGCTCGAGTTGACGACACTCACTTTGATTCCGCAGCTCGTTGACCGGGTCAAGATTCCGGTTCTTGCAGCGGGTGGGATTGGCGATGGGCGTGGACTAGCAGCTGTCCTGTTGCTTGGTGCTGCCGGCGTCCAGCTCGGAACACGGTTGATCGCGACGGAAGATGCCAAGGTCCATCCAGCTTATAAATCGCGCTTAACGGATGCGACAGATACCGATACACGCATCATCGGACGCTCCGTTGGATTTGTCCGACGTGTCCTTGACGGTCCGTATGTCGAACAGCTCACAGCCGAGACTCCTTCTGCATTTCTCGATCAGACGAACGAGTCGTTTCATATAAAAGGAGCTCTTGAAGGCGATGAAGAGAAAGGATATGTCAACGCTGGACTGGTTGCTGGTTTGATTCGTGATGTGCCGACTGTTGCCGAGTTGTTTACGCGCATGATGGCGGAAGCAGAGGAACAGCTGAAGCGGACGACTGCTCGTTTTGCGACATGA
- a CDS encoding DMT family transporter, whose amino-acid sequence MVMGIVCAVLAGMLISLQTVLNARMSDAFGAWATTTLVFFVGFIGASITYVLFRGGTIGQIQNVSPLYWFGGLVGVGVVFCVMRGIQLLGPSVAISVVLISQLSFALAVDTFGWFGLPQIDLSFGQLVGLAVMVCGIFVLKRYQVVAPEQQAKDQVERVS is encoded by the coding sequence ATGGTAATGGGCATCGTGTGTGCCGTATTGGCAGGGATGTTAATCAGTTTACAAACGGTATTGAATGCTCGGATGAGTGATGCATTCGGCGCATGGGCGACGACGACGCTGGTTTTCTTCGTCGGCTTCATCGGAGCAAGTATCACGTATGTCCTGTTTCGTGGTGGAACAATCGGACAGATTCAAAACGTGTCACCACTCTACTGGTTCGGTGGACTCGTCGGTGTCGGTGTCGTCTTTTGTGTCATGCGTGGGATTCAACTGCTTGGCCCGTCCGTCGCGATTTCTGTCGTGTTGATTTCGCAGTTGAGCTTTGCCCTCGCCGTTGATACGTTCGGTTGGTTCGGTTTACCGCAAATCGACTTATCGTTTGGTCAACTCGTCGGTCTCGCCGTCATGGTGTGTGGGATCTTCGTTTTGAAACGGTATCAAGTCGTGGCGCCGGAACAACAGGCAAAAGATCAAGTAGAACGTGTTTCATAA
- a CDS encoding putative quinol monooxygenase: MGEIVVNAVLTIKAGLADQVFPILQTVYHASQKEDGCLRYSLHQSIEDEHQFMLYEVYRDEEALEAHIASDHYKAYREQIELYLMDRQVTKYVEMTF; this comes from the coding sequence ATGGGAGAAATCGTCGTCAACGCTGTACTTACAATCAAAGCAGGACTCGCGGATCAAGTCTTCCCGATTCTACAAACGGTTTATCATGCCTCACAAAAAGAAGACGGATGCTTGCGTTATTCCTTGCATCAATCGATCGAAGATGAGCATCAATTCATGTTATATGAAGTGTATCGTGACGAAGAGGCGCTCGAAGCGCATATCGCATCCGACCACTATAAAGCATACCGCGAACAGATTGAATTATACTTGATGGATCGACAAGTAACGAAATACGTCGAGATGACATTCTGA
- a CDS encoding Crp/Fnr family transcriptional regulator — protein METVIQQYGLDTILTEDTRAWLRQETFQKGELLCTTGATIDRMYFIVAGKVKISAASSEGKQRILRFKTPLTVIGDAEFINEREVLNTVEAVTDVEVLSVPYAILREHNTTNVFLQFLLRTITAKWYADSKSASHHVLYTVEERFAGYLLSIASEASDSLFYQEMRTSNLHDVADWLGTSYRHLNRIITKLCEEELLVRRRGKIIIVDLERIREKANGNSYE, from the coding sequence ATGGAAACCGTCATCCAACAGTATGGACTGGATACGATTTTAACCGAAGATACGCGCGCTTGGTTGCGTCAAGAGACCTTCCAAAAAGGGGAACTCCTCTGTACGACAGGGGCGACGATTGACCGGATGTACTTCATCGTCGCAGGCAAGGTCAAGATTTCTGCTGCTTCGTCAGAAGGAAAACAACGGATTTTACGATTCAAGACACCATTGACGGTGATCGGTGACGCCGAGTTCATCAATGAACGGGAAGTATTGAATACGGTTGAGGCGGTGACCGATGTCGAGGTGTTGAGCGTACCGTACGCGATTTTACGCGAGCACAATACGACGAACGTCTTTCTGCAATTCCTATTACGCACGATCACAGCGAAGTGGTATGCCGACTCAAAATCAGCGTCGCACCACGTACTCTATACCGTCGAAGAGCGATTTGCAGGCTACTTATTATCGATTGCGTCCGAAGCTAGTGATAGTTTGTTTTATCAGGAGATGCGGACGTCGAATCTACATGACGTCGCCGACTGGCTTGGGACGAGTTATCGTCACTTAAACCGGATCATCACGAAGTTGTGTGAGGAAGAACTTCTCGTTCGACGACGTGGCAAGATCATCATCGTCGATTTGGAACGGATTCGCGAGAAAGCGAACGGCAATAGCTATGAGTAA
- the msrA gene encoding peptide-methionine (S)-S-oxide reductase MsrA encodes MEKATFAGGCFWCMVTPFEELPGIEGIVSGYMGGHVDNPTYEQVKTGTTGHLEVVQITFDPSLFPYERLLELYWPQTDPTDAEGQFQDRGTQYAPAIFYHTDAQHEAAITSRDALAASNRFKQPIVTRIDAASEFYPAEEYHQDFHKKNPEHYKKDRAASGRDAFIEQEWKDTTTV; translated from the coding sequence ATGGAAAAAGCAACATTTGCAGGTGGATGTTTTTGGTGCATGGTGACACCATTTGAAGAATTACCAGGAATCGAGGGAATCGTATCAGGTTACATGGGCGGACACGTCGATAACCCGACATACGAGCAAGTTAAGACTGGAACGACAGGACATCTCGAAGTCGTCCAAATCACGTTTGATCCGAGCCTATTCCCATACGAGCGTCTGCTGGAACTCTACTGGCCACAAACGGATCCGACGGATGCAGAAGGTCAATTCCAAGATCGCGGCACGCAGTACGCGCCAGCAATCTTCTATCATACGGATGCGCAGCATGAAGCAGCGATTACTTCCCGGGACGCCCTTGCTGCAAGCAATCGTTTTAAACAACCGATCGTGACACGAATCGATGCCGCTTCTGAATTTTATCCAGCGGAAGAGTATCATCAAGACTTCCATAAGAAAAATCCAGAACACTACAAAAAAGATCGTGCTGCTTCTGGTCGTGATGCGTTCATCGAACAGGAATGGAAAGACACGACAACGGTCTAA
- a CDS encoding DMT family transporter encodes MAKYWIGIMLAACFEVGWVIGLKHATTPLEWGATIVCIIVSFTVLIKASNHLPVGTVYAVFVGLGTAGTVVTDIVLFGQSASVTKLTLIAVLLVGVIGLKLVSGEEKSA; translated from the coding sequence ATGGCAAAGTATTGGATTGGGATCATGCTCGCGGCTTGTTTTGAAGTCGGCTGGGTCATCGGATTAAAGCATGCAACAACACCACTCGAATGGGGAGCGACGATCGTCTGTATCATCGTCAGTTTTACCGTGTTGATCAAAGCAAGTAATCATTTACCCGTCGGAACGGTCTATGCCGTCTTCGTTGGTCTCGGAACAGCAGGAACAGTCGTGACGGACATCGTCTTGTTCGGTCAAAGCGCATCTGTAACAAAATTAACATTGATTGCTGTCTTGCTCGTCGGCGTCATCGGTCTGAAGTTAGTCAGTGGAGAGGAGAAGTCAGCATGA
- a CDS encoding GNAT family N-acetyltransferase: MRYKINDQLRIRRFTPEDVEAVHAYASQPIVSQFQSWGPNTETDTKQFLHDALESELETPRRRYVFAVTFPSDVVIGAGELVITDVENKIAEIGYVLSPDEWGNGYATSIASFLLQFGFEKLELHRITATCDPRNVASERVLQKVGMTKEGQLRETVYLEDHWRDSLIYGMLDWEWQVDHEEDH, translated from the coding sequence ATGCGTTATAAAATCAATGATCAACTTCGGATTCGTCGTTTTACACCAGAAGATGTAGAAGCCGTCCACGCCTATGCATCACAACCCATCGTCAGTCAGTTCCAGTCATGGGGACCGAATACCGAAACGGATACAAAACAATTCCTACACGATGCGCTCGAAAGTGAACTCGAGACACCAAGACGTCGTTATGTCTTTGCCGTGACGTTCCCGAGTGACGTCGTCATCGGTGCTGGTGAACTCGTCATCACAGACGTTGAGAATAAAATCGCCGAAATCGGATACGTCCTCTCCCCAGATGAATGGGGGAACGGATATGCGACGTCGATTGCCTCTTTCCTTCTCCAATTCGGTTTCGAAAAACTAGAACTACACCGAATCACCGCAACGTGTGACCCACGCAACGTCGCTTCCGAACGCGTGTTGCAAAAAGTCGGCATGACGAAAGAAGGACAGCTCCGCGAGACCGTCTATCTCGAAGACCACTGGCGCGATTCCTTGATTTACGGCATGCTCGACTGGGAATGGCAAGTCGATCACGAGGAAGATCACTAA
- a CDS encoding DMT family transporter, translating to MQGVVFALMSGLFIALQGIFNARLATGVGPWLSVLIVHFVGLMGCLAIYSFVRDRKIGGFRQLPWIYASGGLIGVLVVVTELTAIQTLGMTWAMCLLLVAQILCAFVIDLKGWFGVLKKQGNRGQWVGVGLMLAGVAIFSLA from the coding sequence GTGCAAGGAGTCGTGTTTGCTTTGATGAGCGGTCTGTTCATCGCCCTGCAAGGCATATTCAATGCGCGCCTTGCGACAGGCGTCGGACCGTGGTTATCCGTATTGATCGTCCACTTTGTTGGTCTGATGGGTTGTTTAGCCATTTATAGCTTCGTACGAGATCGGAAAATCGGCGGATTCCGTCAGTTACCTTGGATTTATGCGAGCGGTGGACTGATTGGCGTGCTAGTCGTCGTAACGGAATTAACAGCGATCCAAACGCTCGGGATGACATGGGCAATGTGTTTATTACTCGTCGCGCAGATTTTATGTGCTTTTGTGATTGATTTAAAAGGATGGTTCGGTGTCTTAAAAAAACAAGGAAATCGTGGTCAGTGGGTTGGTGTGGGTCTCATGCTTGCAGGAGTTGCGATTTTCTCACTTGCCTAA
- a CDS encoding winged helix-turn-helix domain-containing protein codes for MEQKAIHILENYEQLKVISDPLRTKILMFLVEKPHTVHQLAHLLTLSRAKVLYHVRELEKHALIRLVRTEEQGGNLLKYYQAIARGYIPADHLLNFVETKEATRQSYLEVLDRAKTRVLTAPTTAFSPVSSNVEDWMSLSLQKELTMSEADFQRFATKYRALLDEFTQSPPDEKDRKHFYIMTTAFSIDERLFDRDDI; via the coding sequence ATGGAACAAAAAGCGATTCACATATTAGAGAACTATGAACAGTTGAAGGTGATCAGTGATCCGTTACGAACAAAAATCCTTATGTTTCTCGTTGAAAAACCGCATACGGTACATCAGTTAGCTCATTTGCTGACGTTATCGCGCGCAAAGGTGCTCTATCACGTGCGGGAACTTGAAAAGCATGCTTTGATTCGCCTCGTTCGAACGGAAGAACAAGGCGGCAACCTTTTAAAATATTACCAAGCTATCGCCCGAGGATACATTCCTGCCGATCATCTTCTGAACTTCGTCGAGACGAAAGAGGCGACCCGCCAATCGTATCTTGAGGTACTAGACCGGGCAAAGACACGTGTCCTCACCGCTCCAACGACTGCTTTTTCTCCCGTGTCTTCGAACGTCGAGGACTGGATGAGCTTATCGCTTCAAAAAGAATTGACGATGTCTGAAGCCGACTTTCAGCGGTTTGCTACAAAATATCGTGCTTTATTAGACGAGTTCACACAATCTCCACCTGACGAAAAAGATCGAAAACACTTTTACATCATGACGACTGCTTTTTCGATTGATGAACGATTGTTTGATCGCGACGATATCTAA
- a CDS encoding M20 metallopeptidase family protein, which translates to MQTQLFEALEQFEPTMIALRRDFHRHPELSFQEVRTPERIAAFYAERDIPYQTAVGGRGVVATIEGKQPGRTIAVRADFDALPLQEETTLAFRSIHPGIMHACGHDGHTAMVMALAATLYPLRDQLQGTIRIIHQHGEEVFPGGAIQMIEAGVLESVDAIFATHLENDLPVGTIGFREGHTLCAIDEFEIIVHGQGGHAQAPHKTKDALVAGAQLVCNLQHLVSRRVDPFEPAVLAIGSFHAGTAPNIVTGEARIVGEIRTFNETLRHQLRQEVDLVAKTTCAGIGATYSIDFTTGYPALWNHPDETKIVQEAAAFLPEASVRALTPMMAADDFAHYLTHVPGSYFFTGSGYTDGRVNYPQHHPQYEINEQALLIGAKTLGATVLRALNPRD; encoded by the coding sequence ATGCAAACTCAACTTTTTGAAGCACTTGAACAATTCGAACCAACGATGATCGCGTTACGCCGTGATTTCCACCGCCATCCGGAACTCTCTTTCCAAGAAGTCCGCACACCAGAACGGATTGCCGCCTTTTACGCAGAACGGGACATCCCTTATCAAACAGCCGTCGGAGGTCGTGGTGTCGTCGCGACGATCGAAGGCAAACAACCTGGTCGAACGATTGCGGTCCGCGCAGATTTTGATGCCTTACCACTTCAGGAAGAGACGACGCTTGCCTTCCGGTCAATCCATCCCGGTATCATGCATGCTTGCGGGCATGATGGGCATACGGCGATGGTGATGGCACTTGCGGCTACACTCTATCCATTACGCGATCAATTGCAAGGAACGATTCGAATTATTCATCAGCATGGTGAAGAGGTCTTTCCTGGTGGAGCGATTCAAATGATTGAAGCCGGTGTCCTCGAAAGTGTCGATGCGATTTTTGCGACACATCTCGAAAATGATTTACCCGTTGGCACGATTGGGTTTCGAGAAGGACATACGCTATGCGCAATCGACGAATTCGAAATCATCGTCCATGGTCAAGGTGGGCACGCCCAGGCACCACATAAAACAAAAGATGCGCTCGTCGCCGGGGCACAACTCGTCTGTAACCTACAACACCTCGTCAGTCGACGGGTCGATCCGTTTGAGCCTGCCGTTCTCGCAATTGGTTCTTTCCATGCAGGAACGGCTCCAAACATCGTCACAGGTGAGGCACGCATCGTCGGAGAGATCCGGACGTTCAACGAGACACTGCGACATCAGCTCAGGCAAGAAGTCGATCTTGTCGCCAAAACGACGTGTGCCGGCATCGGTGCTACCTATTCGATTGATTTCACGACTGGTTACCCTGCGCTTTGGAATCACCCGGATGAGACAAAAATCGTCCAAGAAGCTGCTGCTTTCTTACCGGAAGCATCTGTCCGAGCACTGACTCCGATGATGGCGGCAGACGACTTCGCACATTACTTAACGCACGTACCGGGTAGTTATTTCTTCACTGGCTCTGGATATACGGACGGTCGCGTTAACTATCCACAACACCATCCGCAGTACGAGATCAATGAACAGGCATTGTTGATTGGCGCGAAAACACTCGGAGCGACCGTTTTACGCGCCTTGAATCCTAGGGATTGA
- a CDS encoding gamma carbonic anhydrase family protein, which yields MKIPYQSIHPNVASDVFIAPGAYLIGDVTIGSESTVWFNAVLRGDEGPITIGKRCSIQDNATVHLYEGAPVVIEDEVTVGHNAILHGCKIGRRSIVGMGATVLDHADIGEECIIGANTLIPSGKVFPPRSLIIGSPGKVVRELTEADLAMIQESIDSYVDKGYAFRNILAGSAEQNTSE from the coding sequence ATGAAGATTCCGTATCAATCGATTCATCCGAACGTAGCATCCGATGTATTCATCGCTCCTGGCGCTTATTTGATTGGGGACGTCACGATCGGTTCCGAGTCCACCGTCTGGTTCAACGCTGTCTTACGCGGTGACGAAGGACCGATTACAATCGGGAAACGCTGCAGTATCCAAGACAATGCAACGGTCCATCTGTATGAAGGGGCGCCCGTCGTCATCGAAGATGAAGTGACGGTCGGACATAATGCCATCTTACACGGTTGTAAAATTGGACGTCGTTCCATCGTCGGAATGGGGGCGACCGTTCTTGATCACGCAGACATTGGTGAAGAATGCATCATCGGGGCGAACACATTGATTCCATCGGGAAAAGTCTTCCCACCCCGTTCGCTGATCATCGGCTCACCCGGTAAAGTCGTGCGTGAACTGACAGAAGCAGATCTCGCGATGATTCAGGAGTCGATTGATTCCTACGTCGATAAAGGATATGCCTTCCGAAACATCCTCGCAGGATCAGCTGAACAGAACACATCTGAATGA
- a CDS encoding SH3 domain-containing protein yields MKKWTAHVAGLAATLMLSSVLPAPALAESPPAQATAETQTVTETTGTAYLKEDVALLQNTDLATVIQQLPAGTTLKTLGTDGDFTRISWQGGTAYVATNALTQTAPVFQKQATLMSKSALSLVASPFDSTAVATLPAYQRIDTYGTFDTFTRLKWKEQYVYVSTTQLEQLPNLVGTRYAKRASSLFVEPKTTSAKTAVVQNQAFETFGTMGVFTRVATNTGYAFVLTTELVDAPVENYPKTGLRYAKRATSLFVEPKTTSTKSAVVQNQAFETFGTTGTFTRVATKTGYAFVLTADLADAQVVNHPETGLRYVQQQTTVYTTATTKGKVVQSLPVNTSLQTYGTDGSFTRIKRNDEYAYVLTAHLGTLKYYPKTSRLYVQRATPIYSDAKSSSPVLKHHQTNTLLTVYGTSGTYSRIIFRGVHAYVKTADLGTGKVYASTGTRYAKRNLSVYTSASTSSKTAYSVKRADKLTIYGTSGSYTRLKKGSVYGYVKTSDLATKKPDLYDVTGQRYVTEDDVVIRSQAKLSSKKIGTLKKGTSITIYGKSGYYTRVKYKNVFGFVDSSRIGLNKPTAKAKKGTTFYVHLDQTPLFSADVAYSRPAAYLKKGTKLIGLKSIDDDFWQVRLVSGQTGYVLNPYISTSKPDMSLTQKAIDRAKIYTVKQTTSFFASPTSPKGSGLVEQGKRVYPRHRVGNFYVIQSGWTPVYLPVSAVTITSDKRVVKKNNTRGEKLIQAAVQHIGTPYTWGSQDAVNGGFDCSGLIHYTTNKAGKYGGRTNVRGYWYGAFFTNRRTSISSGKRSDIVFFQNTYTDGPSHIGIMLDSEHFIHAGGSQLQINSIYEPRWQEHFLGFKSM; encoded by the coding sequence ATGAAAAAATGGACTGCTCATGTTGCTGGACTTGCCGCAACGTTGATGTTGAGCTCGGTTTTACCCGCACCTGCTCTCGCCGAATCGCCACCTGCTCAAGCGACAGCAGAAACGCAAACGGTCACCGAGACGACGGGAACTGCGTATTTGAAAGAAGATGTCGCATTGCTACAAAATACCGATCTCGCAACGGTCATCCAACAACTACCAGCCGGAACGACACTAAAGACGCTCGGTACAGACGGTGACTTCACTCGTATCAGTTGGCAAGGAGGAACTGCCTATGTTGCAACGAACGCGTTAACGCAAACAGCGCCTGTCTTTCAAAAACAAGCAACGTTGATGTCAAAAAGTGCACTTTCATTAGTTGCTTCACCTTTTGATTCTACTGCCGTTGCGACACTTCCCGCCTATCAGCGAATCGATACATATGGCACCTTTGATACGTTCACGCGTCTAAAATGGAAAGAGCAATACGTTTACGTATCCACAACACAACTCGAGCAACTTCCGAACTTAGTTGGAACGCGCTACGCCAAACGAGCGTCTTCCCTTTTTGTTGAACCGAAGACAACGAGCGCGAAGACAGCCGTTGTTCAGAACCAAGCGTTCGAAACGTTTGGCACGATGGGCGTCTTTACACGCGTGGCAACTAATACAGGTTATGCGTTCGTTCTGACGACTGAGTTAGTAGATGCGCCAGTCGAAAACTATCCGAAAACAGGACTGCGTTATGCCAAACGAGCGACTTCTCTTTTCGTTGAGCCGAAGACGACGAGCACAAAGTCAGCCGTCGTTCAAAACCAAGCATTCGAAACGTTCGGTACGACGGGTACGTTTACGCGTGTCGCAACTAAAACAGGCTACGCCTTCGTATTGACGGCTGATTTAGCTGATGCGCAGGTCGTGAACCATCCGGAAACAGGGCTACGTTACGTCCAACAGCAGACGACGGTCTATACTACTGCGACTACGAAAGGAAAAGTCGTACAATCACTTCCTGTGAATACCTCTCTTCAGACATATGGAACAGATGGTTCATTTACACGGATTAAACGAAACGACGAGTATGCCTATGTATTGACGGCACATCTCGGCACGTTGAAATACTATCCGAAGACCTCACGTTTGTACGTCCAGCGCGCTACACCAATTTATTCGGATGCCAAATCGTCAAGTCCTGTCTTGAAGCATCATCAAACGAATACACTGCTGACGGTCTATGGTACAAGCGGTACCTATAGCCGAATCATCTTCCGCGGGGTTCATGCTTACGTCAAGACAGCTGATCTCGGTACTGGAAAAGTTTATGCATCAACCGGGACACGATACGCGAAACGCAACTTGTCCGTTTACACGTCGGCTTCGACAAGTAGTAAAACAGCCTATTCTGTTAAACGAGCTGATAAATTAACGATTTACGGAACGAGTGGTAGTTATACGCGACTAAAAAAAGGCTCCGTCTACGGTTACGTTAAAACGAGTGATCTCGCCACGAAAAAACCGGATCTGTATGACGTCACTGGTCAACGTTACGTGACAGAAGACGATGTCGTCATTCGCTCACAAGCAAAACTGTCGAGCAAAAAAATCGGAACGTTGAAAAAAGGCACTTCGATTACGATCTACGGAAAAAGTGGTTATTATACACGCGTCAAATATAAAAATGTCTTTGGTTTCGTTGATTCGAGTCGCATTGGACTAAACAAACCGACAGCAAAAGCAAAAAAAGGCACGACATTTTATGTCCACCTAGACCAAACACCACTCTTTTCTGCTGACGTCGCTTACAGTCGTCCCGCTGCTTATTTAAAGAAAGGGACGAAGCTGATTGGTCTGAAATCGATTGATGATGATTTTTGGCAAGTCCGCTTAGTCAGTGGTCAAACCGGTTATGTCCTCAACCCTTATATCAGCACGAGTAAACCGGATATGAGTCTGACGCAAAAGGCAATCGACCGGGCGAAAATCTATACCGTCAAACAGACGACATCCTTCTTCGCGAGTCCGACGAGCCCAAAAGGCAGCGGACTCGTTGAACAAGGCAAACGCGTTTATCCACGGCACCGGGTCGGAAACTTCTATGTCATCCAATCCGGCTGGACACCTGTTTATCTTCCAGTATCCGCTGTGACGATCACGTCCGATAAACGGGTCGTCAAAAAGAACAATACACGTGGTGAAAAGCTGATCCAGGCAGCAGTCCAACATATCGGCACACCCTACACATGGGGTTCGCAAGATGCCGTGAACGGTGGTTTTGACTGTTCCGGACTGATTCACTACACGACGAACAAGGCTGGAAAATACGGTGGTCGAACGAACGTCCGTGGCTACTGGTATGGGGCCTTCTTTACGAACCGCCGGACGAGCATCTCAAGCGGTAAACGCTCGGATATCGTCTTCTTCCAGAACACCTATACGGATGGTCCTTCGCATATCGGAATCATGCTCGATAGCGAACATTTCATCCACGCGGGCGGTTCACAACTTCAAATCAATTCGATTTATGAACCGCGTTGGCAGGAGCACTTCCTCGGCTTTAAATCAATGTAA